From the Pseudomonadota bacterium genome, the window CAAGGTAATTATTCAGAGCCAAGGCTGCTGGATGAGCTGCAGATGAAGAAAAGGCGGGAACTGCGGCTTGATAAGGAGCGCAGGGTCGAGGAGTTTTTAACTCACCCGGCGGTTGCGGTGCGGGTAGCGCCCCGCAACCGCCGGGCCATGAATGCTCTGATTTTTCTTTATCGTCAGGTTCTGGAAGCGTCACCGGGCGATAATATCCGAGCCGAGCGGGCGCGGAAGAAGGCACGGGCGCCGGTGGTTTTCAGCGCCAGGAATCAGGTATCGCGGCGCCCGCGAGGGCATTTAATTCCTCGCGCAGGGCGGTAAAGGCATGATGCACCTCCTGGCCGCCGGCCTGGGTAAAAGAACAGGAACAGCGATGGTAGCAGCTGGCCGAGGCCAGCAGGGCCGGGTCGTTTCCGGGATAAGGTTTGAAAACGATCATGAAATCACGAATGTAAGAGGGCTCATCCCAATCGTATGAATACGAATAGTAAGCCAAGAGATCACCGGGCGCGGGACTTTCGACCGGCTTGAAGCCGAGGTGTTCAAGCTCCATGTCAATGTAAGTCTCCATCCAGCCGGAAAGCTTTTGATCCTTGGGAGGATGAACATAAACCCGAGAACCCTGCGCCGCCACGAAAGCCGGAGTCACACGAGCCCCCTTCTCATAGCCACCGCAACCGGCGCAGCCCCCCAACCATGCCGCGGCCGTTACAAGCAGTAACCATAACTCCATCATCTTGACTGTTATCTTCATCTTTCCTCCTCAAATCCAAGGATTTTTCGCGCTTCAACCAACATTTAAATAAAAACATGATGCCCAAAAACCCAGCCACCACCTTGTCAGTGCGGACGGTGGTCGCAAATCCGCCACCGGAACGCAACCTGGTTCGCGACCGCGTCAGACACTTAAAATGATGTCATCGCCAAGGTCGGAAAAATGTTTAAGCTCAGGTTCCCAGGAAGCCCGCAGGGCTTCAAGGTCGCCGTCGTTTTCCAGAGTGCGACGGATTTCCGGATCGCCGGTCAGGATATCGATCGGCGCTTTTTCGTATTCATATTCATAGGGCGGCTTGAGCCAGCTGAATTCCTCGGGATAAAGGCGGATCACCGCCTGCAACAAACTCAAGGTAAAATAATAGGGCGTAAATTTTTGCGTCTCGACGACATGCAGCTGCAAGCCGCCGCAGAGCCGCCCGCGCCATTTGTCGAAGGTCGGTGTAAACCAGGTCGGACGTAAAAAAAGCCCGGCGGCGGCCTTCTTGTCAATTTCGGCCAGAAGCCGGCGGGGATCGACATAAGGAGCTCCACACAACTCAAACGGCAGGGTCGTACCCCGCCCCTCGGAAAGGTTGGTGCCCTCCAGCAAAACCTGGCCGGGATAAACCAGGGCGGTTGCAGGCGAAGGCATGTTCGGCGAAGGCAGAACCCAGAAAAGTTTGGTCCGGGGAAAATAAAACCGCCGCCGCCAACCCTCCATGCCGGCAATCGTCAGGGCTCCGTCGAAACCCGCCTGCGTTTTAAAATAAAGCGCCAGCTCGCCCAGGGTCAGGCCATGCCGCATCGGCAAAGGATAAAGCCCAACAAAGGAACAATGGTCAAGGCGTTGCAGATTGCCTTCGCGCCGCTCCCCGCCCAGCGGATTGGGTCGATCAAAAACCACGACCTCGACCCCGGCCGCGGCCGCGGCCTTAAGCACCAGATAAAGGCTCCAGATATAAGTATAAACCCGACAGCCAACATCAACCAGATCAACCAAAATCAGATCTATGCCGGCGAACATTTCCGGCGTGGGTTCTCGTTTTTCACCATACAGGCTGAACACCGGCAACCCTGACAGGGGATCGGCAAAATCCTCCGAGGCGATCATGTTGGCCTGGCGGTCGCCATAGAAACCGTGCTGCGGACTCCAGACCGCCCGCACCAGCTGCGGCAAAGCCTGTCTGACTCGAGCCAGAGTGCTGCGGCCACGATGATCAACCGCCGCCTGATGCGTCAGGAAGGCGGCGCGCCGACCGGCGTATCTTTTTGCCCCGGCAAGAAAGGTTTCAAGCCCCAGTTTAACTCGCAAAGGCTTTTCCTTCAGCCAATTTTTCCCGCAGGGAAAACAAACGTTCAAGTTTTTCCCGCAGCTCCCTTTTCCGGGGCCCACTCTGCCGCAGCCGGGTACAAAATTCGGCCAGCACCGGGCCGGGATCGGCCAGGGGACGCAGATTGCGGCCCCACAACACCAGATCGAGACCGGCCGT encodes:
- a CDS encoding DUF1343 domain-containing protein; this translates as MWCCGAAICVPWPIPARCWPNFVPGCGRVGPGKGSCGKNLNVCFPCGKNWLKEKPLRVKLGLETFLAGAKRYAGRRAAFLTHQAAVDHRGRSTLARVRQALPQLVRAVWSPQHGFYGDRQANMIASEDFADPLSGLPVFSLYGEKREPTPEMFAGIDLILVDLVDVGCRVYTYIWSLYLVLKAAAAAGVEVVVFDRPNPLGGERREGNLQRLDHCSFVGLYPLPMRHGLTLGELALYFKTQAGFDGALTIAGMEGWRRRFYFPRTKLFWVLPSPNMPSPATALVYPGQVLLEGTNLSEGRGTTLPFELCGAPYVDPRRLLAEIDKKAAAGLFLRPTWFTPTFDKWRGRLCGGLQLHVVETQKFTPYYFTLSLLQAVIRLYPEEFSWLKPPYEYEYEKAPIDILTGDPEIRRTLENDGDLEALRASWEPELKHFSDLGDDIILSV